AATGTTCTAGGATCTCCCTCTTGTACTATATTAATTGTTGCTGAAAAAGCAAGAATGCTTATCGTAAATAAATAAAATAAAAAAATATGAACCCTTCTCATATAACCCTCTCCTATAAAATAGTTTTTTCAACTTTATCAATAGTAGTACCTAAAAACTCTTGGGCCACTTCTTTAAACTTTTGTGAATCACCGCTTACGAAAAATTCTATATGTGATTTTTCTTTTCTATCTCCTTCTCCAATTATTATTTTTAAGGATTTTGCAGTTTCTTTAGCTGGATCCACAACAGTGCCACTAAAGTATCTTTTTATGTATTTTTCAATTAGTGGATAATGAGTGCAACCTAAGATAAGTGTATCTACATTTTGAGGTAAGTTATTTAAATAGTTTTTTATTAACTCATTACTTTCCTCATTGTCGATCCATCCTTTTTCAATCATTCCTACAAACAGTGGGCATTTAACTTGATAAATATTTAAATTTTTATCAAGTTTATTGAACTCTTTTAAATATATATCCATTTTTATTGTGGCTGGAGTAGCTATGACCCCTATATTTTTATTTTTAGTTGCTCTTATTCCTTCGTTAACACCATTATCAACAACGCCTACAACAGGAATCTTATATCTATCCTTCATTATATTCATAGCAGCTCCAGTAGCTGTATTACAAGCTATAACGATGGCATCAACTTGTTTTTCATAAACTAAGAAGTCTGAGACCTTTAGACAGAGCGCACGAATCTCTTCAATCTCTCTATCTCCATAAGGAGCATGTAAACTATCTCCAAAATAGATGATATTATCATAGGGAAACTCTTTTATAACCTCTTTTAATACTGAAACTCCCCCTACTCCAGAATCAAATACTCCAATTGTTCTCATTAAAACCTCACATTCATTTTTATATTAATTTTATTATACTTCCTGATTCTCCAGGAATCGCAGGAATTACCTCTAATCTTCTTGGAATTCTGATTTTTAAATCTTCAACATGACTTATAATTCCAATTTTCATCTTTTCTTTCCATCTAATCTCTTCTAAAATTTCAATAACTCTATCTAAAAGAGTTGCATCTAAAGTTCCGAACCCTTCATCTAAGAAGAAAAATTCAAGTTGAATTTTTCCTTTCAACTGTAATTGGCTTGATAAAGCTAAGGCTAAAACTAAAGATACAATAAATGTCTCTCCTCCAGAAAGAGTAGAACACTCTCTTGTAAAGTTACTATTAAAAGCATCGACAATATTAAAATCACAATTATTATCAACAGTCAAAATATACCTTCCACGGGTAATCTTTTGTAATCTTTTAGAAGCTTCATAAGCTATATAATCAAGTTTTTTTCTAGCTAGAAATTTAACGAATTTTCTTCCCTCAAATTTTTTCAAAAGGGCTATAATATCATCCTGTTTTAGCGTTAAAATTTGTATTTTTTCTAAAAGTTCCTTAGATTCTTTAGCAAGTTGCTCTAATCGTTCTAAATCTCTTTTATATTCAGTAACCTCTTTAAAAAGATTTTGTTCTTGAAGAGATACTTCTTTTAATCTATTATCAAGTTCTTTCCAGTTATTATTATCAAACTCTCTATTATTTATAGATTTCATTATTTCATCTTTTAGGCTTAAGTATCTCATATTTTCTTTTTCATACGTTGAGATTTTATTATCTAATACTTTTATTTTATCATCAGTTAATATATGATTTAAAATATCTTCTATAGATATGAATCCTTTTTTATTAGCTTCAATTTTTAACCAATCTTTTTTATCAGTATAACTATCTTTTAAATGGTTATTTTTCTCTTCTAAACTAATAACTTCAAGAGAAAGAGTTTGAATATTATTAAGATCTTTAAAAATGCTATCTCTAATCTCTCTAAGACCTATATCTAAATTTTCCTTTCTAGTAAAAACCTCACGATACTCTTTATCCATATCTTCTAAAAGAGTTTTTCTCTCACCTATAAATTCTAAAGAATCATTTTCAAGTTTTAATTCCGATATTTTTTCTCTCTCTTCTAAAATTTCACTTTCATAAAGAGCTAATTTTTCTTTTAATTTAGTTAAATTTATCTCTTTTTGATTCAAATTATCTAAGGCATTAGATATATTAGACTTTAGAATAGATATCTTATTTGTTAGATCTTTTTCATTTGATAAGATCTCCTTTTCCTTAGCTTTCAAAATATTTATCTCATTAGTTTTATTATCTAATTCATTTTTTTTCTCAGATATATCTTTAAGATCATTTAGTTCATTTAGTTTTTTAAGATAGTAATTAAGTTTTGTATCTACCTCTATAATATTCTTTTGTAAATTTTCTTTTTCTTCAATCAATCTATTTAAAGTATTTAAGTCTATATTCTCAATCTCTTTAGCTGGATTTGGATGCTCTTTAGATCCACAAACAGGGCATGATTCACCATGAAGTAGATTTTTAGAAATTTCAAATGCTTTACTTCCTAGATTTTGCTTACTTAGATTTTCAATATCAGCTAAACAACTTTTTAATTTATCTTCATTATCATCTTTTAGAACTTTAATATTTTTAACTTCAGATTCTAATTTATCCTTTT
This genomic window from Cetobacterium sp. NK01 contains:
- a CDS encoding AAA family ATPase, with amino-acid sequence MRPIKLEITGLQSFSKKQVIDFDALTSLGLFGIFGETGSGKSTILDAMIFAIFDEIPRTMGSKGKNIRPCLNQDSDILEIYFKFALGKDIFEITRCYKKKFSRKGEEKFEQSNPILILNGNIIADTVKNVESKINEFFGINVSDFTRSVVLPQGKFSEFLKLKGSEKMTMLENIFDLERYGTKMSEKIKIRNNKLKDEITSLENQIKGKGDCSLETIDSIKLVLSSKEREYNELLSTRKEIELEYNELKELKSLHEKLNLYTSELQKLEFEKEDVDLCKNLLMKHEVATSFKSIIDELKSLKDAILTNQNNLVKSKGTLDILNSALETLKEDEKAKQIELDRLSLELNNLKIDHNELDNLRKGDQYIRSLNFKERLLKEALEDSSKIDSELKDLNENLKTNNISLETEKENLKNLEQVDTDKLSALEKEIQELNSEITLLEEKLKEKDKLESEVKNIKVLKDDNEDKLKSCLADIENLSKQNLGSKAFEISKNLLHGESCPVCGSKEHPNPAKEIENIDLNTLNRLIEEKENLQKNIIEVDTKLNYYLKKLNELNDLKDISEKKNELDNKTNEINILKAKEKEILSNEKDLTNKISILKSNISNALDNLNQKEINLTKLKEKLALYESEILEEREKISELKLENDSLEFIGERKTLLEDMDKEYREVFTRKENLDIGLREIRDSIFKDLNNIQTLSLEVISLEEKNNHLKDSYTDKKDWLKIEANKKGFISIEDILNHILTDDKIKVLDNKISTYEKENMRYLSLKDEIMKSINNREFDNNNWKELDNRLKEVSLQEQNLFKEVTEYKRDLERLEQLAKESKELLEKIQILTLKQDDIIALLKKFEGRKFVKFLARKKLDYIAYEASKRLQKITRGRYILTVDNNCDFNIVDAFNSNFTRECSTLSGGETFIVSLVLALALSSQLQLKGKIQLEFFFLDEGFGTLDATLLDRVIEILEEIRWKEKMKIGIISHVEDLKIRIPRRLEVIPAIPGESGSIIKLI
- the murI gene encoding glutamate racemase — encoded protein: MRTIGVFDSGVGGVSVLKEVIKEFPYDNIIYFGDSLHAPYGDREIEEIRALCLKVSDFLVYEKQVDAIVIACNTATGAAMNIMKDRYKIPVVGVVDNGVNEGIRATKNKNIGVIATPATIKMDIYLKEFNKLDKNLNIYQVKCPLFVGMIEKGWIDNEESNELIKNYLNNLPQNVDTLILGCTHYPLIEKYIKRYFSGTVVDPAKETAKSLKIIIGEGDRKEKSHIEFFVSGDSQKFKEVAQEFLGTTIDKVEKTIL